The following nucleotide sequence is from Primulina eburnea isolate SZY01 unplaced genomic scaffold, ASM2296580v1 ctg128_ERROPOS2300000, whole genome shotgun sequence.
aaaaaaaaattcataatttcaagattatgttatatattttaatttacatatGAATCACTCGTCAAAAACTCAGTAGTTTGTTACATTATAAAAAAcatgattatgttatatgttttaagttAAATGTGAATCGTGGAATCACAATCAAACtattatgttatatttttttaaaaaaatcataatttcaagattatgttatatattttaatttacatatGAATCACTTCGTCAAAATCTCAGCATTTtgttacattaaaaaaaaaaaacaggatTATGTTAGTGGAATGACAATCGAactattatgttatatatttaataatggAGATGTGTCACGATATGCCAACAAAAAATATGAATCGACATTGCATTACCTTACatgttttaatttatatatgaaaACGGAATCATACTCTCACAACTATCttaatttcacaattatgttacataTTTTCGACAATTATTAGTatctatttaaaaaaaaaaaaactaatgtcGACGTTCAAGCTCATGGTCGACCATCAGGATGGTGGACCATGAGCTTGATGGTCGACCAAAGAAAATAGTGGTCGACCATCAAACTAATGATCGACCATGAGTTTGAACGTCGGCCAAAATAAACTTATGGTCTACCAATCAAGCTAATGATCGACCATTAGGCTCATGatcgaacaaaaaaaaaactttggTCGACCCTCAAGCTATCTCTTGCTGAAATCACCGATCGAAGGAATTCTGTTTTGTTTTCTTCTGCCAACTCTCTTCTCTAACAAAGGAGGCAACACCAATggaaaattaatgttgtgtgGCCATTCATTTTCTTCCGGAACGGGATACACAGTCTCTGAGTAAGCCATGCACCATTACATTGTAGAATAGTACTCTAAACACATATCATATAAATCAATCTTCGCTAACCAACTAGCTGCGATGGCATGAGCACATGGGattctatcaatatcaaaaactCGACATGTGCATCTTTTTGATTCGAGTCCACTATGGCCGAATGTCCACGACTCCAAACATCAAACTCCAGACGTCCTAATTCAAAAACTTGTATTCCTTGGGCATCTGTGAACCTACTACGAAGAATCCCCTCGATCGTAGGGGTCAAGTTAGCGTTACTTGCAATTGATGCGTGGCGATATCGGGCAAACCAAGATGAGGCCAGTTTCTGCAAAGAATCTAAGAGTGCAATGATTGGCAGCTTCCTTTCTTCAAGTAGTCTAGCATTGATCGACTCAACCCCGTTCGTCGTCATAATATTGTAACGGGTCTTTGGACAATACGCTCGAGTCCATCTATCAAGTGAGTCTCTCTCGTCCAAATATTGCGCTGCCTCAGGATATCTATTTCTAAAATCATTGTATGCAATATCAAActcgaaatttttataaattttagcaATGTGCAAAAACATTTCGGTTGCACCCTTATTTTTGCATCTAGCCTTCAGGTTTGGGATAAATGCCACGTACAATGACCATGATGCGCATTTCTATAGACAGTAGAAACCGCATTAATGATCCCCTGATGCCTGTCAGAAATTATCACCAATTCATCCTCGTCAGGTACTACTTCTAACAACTTCATTAAAAACCAACTCCACGAAGAAGTACACTCGACATCTACGATTCCCCACGCCAAAGGATATTGGTGATAATTTCCATCTTGTGCCGATGCCACAAGTAAAACACCATTATACTTGTCCTTCAACCACGTACCATCAATTGATACAACTTTTCGCATACTTCGATATCTCTAACGCATGCACCAAAAGCAAGAAAACATATACTTGAATTGATTTTCCTCGTCGACAAATATGTCTGTTATGCTTTCTCGATTCATCTGCTCAACCATGTGcaaataacaactcaatttagTAAAACTCTGCGTAGGATCACCTTTCAACATATTGTCTGCTAGTTCTTTCCTTTCCAAGCCTTGTAGTATGATATATCAGCATTCATACTATTGTGCATCATCGCCATCACCGCTTTTGGTACCATTGGCACTGGATGACCTTGGAAATTATCCACTAACATATCACGAACAACAGCAGAACTCGCTCCACGGATTCTCTTTCGTCTCCCAGTCAAACCACATGTATGTGTATTGCAATATGTTCTAATGGAGAATGCACGTGAATCATTCTTAATCAAAGAGGTCCAGATTCTCCACTTACAATTAGACACTACATATTTTACGGCGTACACCTTTTGACTACTTTTAACCGTCTCAAATTCAAAGCAAGCTTCC
It contains:
- the LOC140820601 gene encoding uncharacterized protein, whose protein sequence is MRKVVSIDGTWLKDKYNGVLLVASAQDGNYHQYPLAWGIVDVECTSSWSWFLMKLLEVVPDEDELVIISDRHQGIINAARCKNKGATEMFLHIAKIYKNFEFDIAYNDFRNRYPEAAQYLDERDSLDRWTRAYCPKTRYNIMTTNGVESINARLLEERKLPIIALLDSLQKLASSWFARYRHASIASNANLTPTIEGILRSRFTDAQGIQVFELGRLEFDVWSRGHSAIVDSNQKDAHVEFLILIESHVLMPSQLVG